From the Manis javanica isolate MJ-LG chromosome 11, MJ_LKY, whole genome shotgun sequence genome, one window contains:
- the OR51S1 gene encoding olfactory receptor 51S1 produces MPTFQAALNSSTSMAPTFLLVGMPGLSSVPSWWTIPLITIYLLSTLGNSTILWIIALEPTLHRPMYFFLFLLSVSDVGLATALMPTLLGLALADAHTVPASACLLQMFFVHIFSVLESSALLAMALDRVLAICRPLHYPTLLTSDVISKIGLVIAFRCLGLHLPLPFLLAHMPYCHPQVLTHSYCLHPDMARLACPGAWGTVYSLFVVLSAMGLDPLLIFFSYGLIGRVLQALASEDRWKAGQTCATHLSAVFLFYVPMILLALIGHLRVPIPQSAHSLLSYVHFLLPPLINPILYSIKMKEIREKILKRLQPRKVGCAQ; encoded by the coding sequence ATGCCAACATTCCAGGCAGCTCTCAATAGCAGCACTTCAATGGCCCCCACGTTCCTACTGGTGGGCATGCCAGGCCTGTCGTCTGTGCCCTCCTGGTGGACGATACCCCTCATCACTATTTACCTTCTCTCTACCCTGGGCAACAGTACTATCCTCTGGATCATTGCCCTGGAGCCCACCCTGCACCGCccaatgtacttcttcctcttcctgcttaGTGTGTCTGATGTTGGCTTGGCCACAGCCCTGATGCCCACTCTGCTGGGTCTTGCCCTTGCTGATGCTCACACTGTCCCTGCCTCAGCCTGCCTCCTCCAGATGTTCTTTGTTCACATCTTTTCTGTATTGGAGTCCTCTGCCTTGCTTGCCATGGCCTTGGATCGGGTACTAGCCATCTGCCGTCCTCTCCACTACCCAACACTCCTCACCAGTGATGTAATTAGCAAGATTGGCCTGGTCATTGCCTTCCGATGCCTGGGTCTCCATCTACCCCTGCCATTTCTCCTGGCCCACATGCCCTACTGCCACCCACAGGTTCTGACCCATTCATATTGCTTGCATCCAGATATGGCCCGTTTGGCTTGCCCAGGAGCATGGGGTACAGTCTATAGCCTCTTTGTGGTCCTGTCAGCCATGGGATTGGACCCTCTGCTTATTTTCTTCTCCTATGGCCTAATTGGCAGGGTATTGCAAGCTTTGGCATCTGAGGATCGCTGGAAAGCTGGCCAAACCTGTGCCACCCACCTCTCTGCTGTGTTCCTCTTCTATGTGCCCATGATCCTCTTGGCACTCATTGGCCATCTTAGGGTGCCAATCCCTCAGTCCGCCCATTCTCTTCTTTCCTATGTCCACTTCCTGCTTCCTCCACTGATAAATCCTATTCTCTATAGTATCAAGATGAAGGAGATTAGAGAGAAAATACTCAAGAGGTTACAGCCCAGGAAGGTGGGTTGTGCTCAGTGA